The following proteins are co-located in the Hydractinia symbiolongicarpus strain clone_291-10 chromosome 7, HSymV2.1, whole genome shotgun sequence genome:
- the LOC130648391 gene encoding uncharacterized protein LOC130648391 has translation MTRSTIQDKRYCLPPAKGLKKYEDKFPEDTAYRPRIPSCPAVLPSYINRDFLQEFEDTLAKVREETFAELNAENKVGNKVQRRHSWSVGTENARNRNIENNKTNLILQRKISGESRRSSVASVPEVIEECSSDEEMSHESTEDYDYMHCLNCSRSSSTSSLENTETHNIQYCYKCKHLYQAKNNFASTYKEGRRSSWGGESTQTSSPRRSRRSSLTDSTDLPIIAEPFTDEETNDTADLKKLVELDINKLLKFNRGVDMR, from the coding sequence ATGACTCGATCGACCATACAAGATAAAAGGTATTGTTTACCTCCAGCAAAGGGACTAAAAAAATACGAAGATAAATTTCCAGAGGACACGGCATATCGGCCAAGAATTCCGTCGTGTCCAGCAGTGTTGCCGTCATATATAAATCGCGACTTTTTGCAAGAATTCGAAGATACGCTAGCAAAAGTACGTGAAGAAACATTTGCAGAATTAAACGCcgaaaacaaagtcggtaataAAGTGCAACGTCGGCATTCTTGGAGTGTCGGCACGGAAAATGCAAGAAACAGAAACATTGAAAACAATAAGACCAACTTAATATTGCAACGAAAAATAAGTGGAGAGTCAAGACGTAGTAGCGTAGCGAGTGTGCCTGAAGTGATTGAAGAATGCTCAAGTGATGAAGAAATGAGTCATGAATCCACTGAAGATTACGATTACATGCATTGTTTGAACTGCAGTCGCTCAAGTTCTACCAGCTCACTCGAGAACACTGAAACACATAACATACAATATTGTTATAAATGCAAACATTTGTATcaagcaaaaaataactttgcttCCACATACAAAGAAGGGAGACGCTCCTCCTGGGGTGGTGAGAGTACGCAAACTAGTTCTCCGAGACGGTCAAGAAGAAGCAGTTTGACGGACAGTACGGACTTACCAATTATTGCTGAACCATTTACTGACGAGGAGACAAATGACACGGCTGATTTAAAAAAGCTTGTGGAACTAGATATTAATAAGCTCTTGAAATTTAACAGGGGTGTGGATATGAGATGA
- the LOC130649230 gene encoding uncharacterized protein LOC130649230, translating into MTQASIQDKRYCIPPAKTLKVYDEKYPESLGIPYFRPRIPSCPDVGPFLLKSNILTMLDRSTENLNNNKINQLLPNCKTEDYQRRHSWSPGTETDNDEHQFELKGSLILFQRRYSGDSRRSSIASVPEVIEECSSSEEINQEPTQKTDYMHCVNCNQTSSTDSSENSETHNIQYCNNCKHLYQTKHTFAATSKDVRRSSWGSEISRVPSPRRSRRSSLTDSTDLPIIAEPFTDEDIEGINSTQISIKQRSSGLLAPTSKQI; encoded by the coding sequence atgaCTCAGGCAAGCATACAAGATAAAAGATATTGTATACCACCAGCTAAAACGTTGAAAGTATACGAtgaaaagtacccagagagtttAGGGATTCCGTATTTTCGACCGAGAATTCCTTCATGTCCAGATGTTGGACCATTTTTACTTAAATCAAACATTCTAACTATGCTTGATCGTTCtactgaaaatttaaataacaacaAGATCAATCAACTGTTGCCAAATTGTAAAACTGAGGATTATCAACGGCGACATTCGTGGAGTCCTGGAACAGAAACTGACAATGATGAGCATCAATTCGAATTGAAGGGAAGTTTAATTTTGTTTCAACGACGGTACAGTGGAGACTCGAGGCGCAGTAGTATCGCAAGTGTGCCTGAAGTGATTGAGGAATGCTCAAGTTCAGAGGAAATTAACCAGGAACCAACACAGAAGACTGATTATATGCATTGTGTAAACTGCAATCAAACAAGTTCCACAGATTCTTCAGAAAATTCTGAGACACACAATATCCAATATTGTAATAATTGCAAACATTTATATCAAACAAAACACACTTTTGCTGCAACATCTAAAGATGTCAGACGCTCCTCCTGGGGCAGTGAGATTTCTCGGGTTCCCTCTCCACGACGCTCAAGAAGAAGCAGTTTGACGGATAGTACGGACTTACCAATTATTGCTGAACCATTTACTGATGAAGATATTGAAGGGATAAACTCAACGCAGATATCAATAAAACAAAGATCGAGTGGTCTTTTAGCGCCAACATCTAAACAAATTTAG